From Plutella xylostella chromosome 23, ilPluXylo3.1, whole genome shotgun sequence:
CGaatcgacgaccgaatggcgtagtggttagtgacctgactactgagccgatggtcccgggttcgattcccggctggggcagatatttgtttaaagacagatatttgtactcgggtcttgggtgttgatatttatatttagtatctatctatctatgtatttgtgtagatatatcagctgtccgacacccataacacaggtactgcctagcttggggtcggatggccgtgtgtgagatgtccccacatatttatttattgaatttagtTTAATTTCTGTAGTTTTTAACAATGTGTTTGCAGCTTGCTCAAGAGAAAAAGtgacaattaaatattaatttgacATTTGCAACTCAATGAATTTGATACCCTACACTGACAGCtcctaataaacaaaacactaccaagtatacaaaataaaacattgcTATGCAACTAAGCTAAGGCGCGTGAACATCTTCCCCGGGGTGGAATCCCTGGATTTCAcgattcttcttcttcttcttcgtcTTCTGCTGCTGGAAGAGGGCAAAGTCGTACAAGAGCGCGTCGCACGAGTCCTCGGGCAGTGTTCACTTCAGCAACACGGGATATGCCGTCTGGTCCAGGAAACAGCTGAGTCACACGACCAAGACGCCAGTACAGTGGAGGTGAATGATCTTCTTGTAGAATGACAAGGTCACCTATCTTTAGCTTTGCCTTGTCAGTTTTCCATTTCTTTCGTATCTGTAGTTCTGATATATATTCTCTTTGCCATCTGCGCCAGAAGTGCTGGCGTATTTGTTCCAATCGAGCGTATCTTCGCAATCGATTCTCATTGTAGTCTTCCAAGTCAGGTGATGGCAGCGCCACTAGCGCTCTTCCGATCAGAAAGTGCCCTGGGGTGAGAGAAAGGAGGTCAGGGGATGAAGACAAAGGGCACAAGGGACGACTATTGAGAATTGCTTCCACCTGTGCAAACAATGTACTTAATTCTCCAAATGTTAGGTGAGCATTTCCCATTACTCGTTTTAAGTGAAATTTAGCAGATTTGACTCCGGCTTCGAAGATACCGCCGAAGTGAGGTGCGTAAGGAGGTGagaatttaaatttgattCCTTCCTGAGATGCAAAATCAAATAAAGATTGCTTGTCATTTTTGAATAAGTCATTAATTTCTTTGGATGCGGCAACAAAATTACCGCCATTGTCACAGAAGACTTCAATAGGTTTACCGCGACGACAGATAAATCTTTTAAAAGACATCAAGAAGGAATCCATGGACAAGTCGCTAACAGCTTCTAAATGTATGCATTTGTAGCGCAAACATACAAATAAACACATATAGCATTTGATCAATTTTGAACCTCTACCCTTACGGTTTACAATATAAAAAGGTCCAGCAAAATCTGTTCCTACTGACAGAAATGGAAAGTCTGGATTTAGCCTTTGGGGTGGAAGATTACCCATTTTAGGAGCTAAAGTTTTACCTTCAACACGCCTACATCGAACACAGTTTCGAACTGTACGACGTGCTAGTTTTCGTCCATTTATAGGCCATATATTATCTCTGACAATTGACAGCAGCAGCTGAGGACCAGCATGTAGTTTTCTTAAATGTTCTAATTCAAAAACAAGTTTAGTTAAATAATGTGATGAATCCAAGATGATGGGATGTTTTTTGTCATATGAATAACATGAGGCTTCAATTCGACCTCCTGCTCTTATTACACCATTATCTAAAAATGGAGACAAAGCCAACATGTTGGATTTATTGCTCAATGGTTTATTTGAGATCAATTGTTCATACTCTTTAGGGAATGATTGCCTTTGGGCAGCAGCACAAAGGTAATAAAAAGCATTATTTAACTCATCGGTGGTCAAAAAAccagatatttttttgtttgatgcTCTTGCATTATTTATAAAGCGCAAAAAATATGCTGTTACTCTCTTCAAGCGAGTTAAATTTGAGaaattttctatatttattacattagaAATATCGGTTGTATCAATTGTTGCAAATGCACTAACAGTTGGAGCAGTGCTTACGAATGCATTTGTCTTAACTTCAGGTAAGTCAAGGGGGATTTGGGGATTTAATGTTGGCCATTGGGATTCATCAAGACGCAAGTAGCCAGGTCCCATCCACCATAATTCTAAATTAGTTAGCTTACTGGGGTTAACTCCTCTTGATACGAGATCTGCGGGATTTTCTTTAGTTGGAACGTAACGCCAAGTTGAATCTGGTGTCAGTTCCATAATTTGGCCTATTCGATTGGCTACAAATGTTTTTAGTTTACTGGCATCACTTTTGAGCCATGCTAATACAATACTTGAATCACACCAATAGACAATGCGTGTTGGTTTGTCTCTAAGAGAATCAATTACCGATTTTGATAGTTTTGCAGAAAGCAGAGCTGCGCAAAGCTCTAAACGCGGAACGGTGGTAGGTTTTGTAGGTGCAACTTTAGACTTTGCACATAACAATCTTACACTGAATTCATTTGAGGAATTTCGGGTGCGCATGTAAATGCAAGCTCCGTATGCCTTTGTAGAAGCATCACTGAAAGAATGCATTTCAATATCAATTACGTTATCGCAAATGACATGTCTAGGAATTTGTAAGTTTGAAATTGCATGTAAATTGTTAGCAAACTCTAGCCACATTTTAGAAATTTCTGGATTAACTGATTCATCCCAGTCGACTTCAGCCTTCCACAGAAATTGTAGAATCATTTTTGGTTGAATGGTCGAAGGGCTCAATAGACCTAATGggtcaaatattttaaatgagcTTGACATTATGTACCTTTTAGTTATCTGAGAATCTGGTGATGGAATTTTTACTGGAAAATGCAAAATATCATTATTAGGACTCCAACCTAGCCCGAGTGTGCTCGATGATTCGCTCAGTGTTAAATTATGTTGGTTATCTACATTTAAATCATCAATGACACTCAGTgaatttgatttgaattttCTAAGTTTAAAACAGTATGACTCTAGTGCTTCAGATATAGCCTTTCGAATTGACCGTAGTTCTGTTTCATCATTAGCACCAGTGATTAAATCATCGACATAGAAATCGCCTTTAATGATTGTGCCGATACGAGGATCATCGCAGTCCTCCCCCACCTGTCGAAGACATCTTGTGCTTAGGTAGCTGGCACTTGCAGTTCCGTAAGTAAGAGTATTCAGTCGCAGAGTGTGAATTGGCTTGGACTCATCTTCTCTCCATAGTATCAACTGCAAGTCCCTATCATCGCTGTTGACTTCAACTTGGCgatacattttttcaatatcACCAGTTAGGAGGTATTTATATTGACGAGCACGAATCAATATAGAGAAAAGAGAGTCCTGGACATTTGGGCCAACTCTCATTAGGTCATTCACAGAGAACCCGGAAGTAGAGGGGGCTGAACCATCGAACACAACACGGATTTGGGATGATTCACTGTTTTCTTTAAACACCGCGTGATGACAcaaataataatgtggtgaATTTGGATAACCTTGATAGTCAGTTTTAGTTAAGTGGCCAAGTTCAGCATATTCATTTATGAATTTTGAATATTGTGATTTGAGATCAGGATTTTTTCGGAAtcttttttctaaatttaataatCGTTTTTTAGCTAGGTTATATGAATTACCGAGGCAGTCTGCATTGTCCTTTAGTGGCAGCTTTACGCAGAACCTGCCCGTATCTAATCTAACtgtattttctttaaaatgtttttcgcATTCACTATCTTTTGGTGATAGTTTAGAGGGAATGTCTTCAAGTTGCCAGAATCTCGTCAACATTTCATTGATGTTGGTATTTTCATCCATTGAGGTTACAATGGCATGATTTGAATGTATTATATCAACTTTAGTGTTGTTTATAGGACCTGCTATCAACCAACCGAATTTAGAACTATGCAATTTTGGCTTATTAGGACCTAGAGACTTTCGCTCATCTCCTATGACGTCCCAAAAGCAGTCAGCACCGATAAGTATATCGATTGGACCTGGTTGATCAAATGTAGGGTCAGCTAAATTTATGTTACTTGGTATTGTGAGCTGTGTTCTGTCTATGGGAGACTTTGGCAATTCTCCCGTTAATTGCTCTAGAACAAAGCAATTCAACAATAAGTTGAATGAAGTTTGGATGGAGTTTAGTTGAGCTGTACAGCTCTCCaacactttatttttgttgttgttaccAATCCCAAGGACATTTAAGTTCACGGGACTGGATTCCAATgacaattttgattttaaggACTGACTGATAAATGAAGATTGACTTCCACTATCTAGCAGAGCACGTACGCGAAgacattcatttgtttttggaTTAATCACATCTATCATAGCCGTCGAAAGGAGCACTTGATTGAATGTTTGTGAAGAGCAAAGTGATATTTGTGCTGTTTGCTGCTCCTCAGACGCAACATAACTACTCGTATTTGCTGCATTGGATGGCTTGTGAAGCAAGCTATTATGCCTAAGCTTACAATCTCCCACGCGACAAGGACCCATGCGACAGTCACTAGTGGGATGTCCTTGTCTCAAACAGTTTAAgcaaagtttatatttttccacttcCTTAAGCCTATCATCTACAcctttttctttaaaaatggGGCAATCGTATATTCGGTGATTTTCGTTACAAACTATGCACAAAAATacgtttgttttgttttgagtAGTGGCAGCAAATGATTTTGTGTTCTGATTCcgactatatttatttttgtacattgttTCCCTATGAAATGTGATTTCTTTTTGTTGAATGCTTGTTTTATTACGATTCAATGCTTGGAGTATATCTGCTCTATTTATTAAGAATTTGTTGAATTGAATTAATGATGGGAAGTCGTCTTGATCATTACGTAATTCTTCCCACTTCATCAAAGTATTGCTGTCTAATTTAGAAAGGAGATTAAATATTATCAACGTGTCCCATTTATCAGTCGGTTGTCCTAAACTAGACAAAGCTCTTAGATTTTTTGTGATATGATCGACTAAGTAACGCAAATCGCTTTCATTTTCGCGCGTAATTGGTTTTACATCATGAATTGCCTTTAAGTGgtgattaattaataatcttttattgTCATACCGAGCGCAAATTAATCGCCATGCTTCATTATAGTTAGCACAAGACACCTCTAAGTTAGAAATAATGCGAGCAGCATCACCTGTTAAATATGACGTCAGATAACGGAACTTTTGTATTGCTGATAACCGCTCATTGTGGTGAATTAATGCGAGATAGGTATCCCGGAATCCTAACCAATGAAAGTAATCGCCATTGAATTTTGGTATTTCAATTTTGGGCAACTTTACACCTAGCTCTGGCTGATGACTAGTATTTGGCTGAGAGTTATTGACGACCATGGATTCCCGTCTCTGCAATTGGTGCTCATGATTTAAATCCTCAAGAAAGGTCTTTGCTGTGGCAATGGTGACAATCATATCCTCATCTATTCTAGAACGTTCTTCAATTTCTAAATCTATATTATCAGAGTTAGTTATCTCTATTTGAGTTTGTATATCGTCAAACTTTGATACTAATCCTTCAAACTTGGTTAACTTAAGCGTAAGCTCGGTCACTTCAATGCTAGACAAATGTTCTTGGTTTGTTACCCTTTCaagataatttttaaatttagtaatTTGACCCTTAATAGAGCTGCGCTTCGTAACCAAATCTTTCAGGTTTTTAGTACTGAACTCATCTGCACTGTGAGCCattttgaattgaatttaGTAAACAAGTTACTAATGTATTTacgataaaattttaataaatgcaaaatgaaatacctaaatctccaactttaaaataatgtaactaattggttaaatatttatgttatattgTTAACCAAAACTTTCTTGTCCTTactaatgtaattaattagtGTTTAAGTGATATCAGAatgtgtattttaataaagattgcatgtaggtatttgtattttcaaattgataatattatatatgcAAAGTGTAATAGGTGCAATAACGGAAATTGACTCAAgtgtaataaatgtaaaaacgGAAATTAGAAACGGAAAATGCTCATGTGCAGATCAGTTCTGTTTGGtaaggataaataaatatgtattgaaATCTCACGCTCCTCACTATCGGTGGCTGCCTCAGGAAACCGGAGGGGGTGACTGCTCAGCTGAGTCGGCCTGGCCGCGGTCACGGTCAAGGTCACGGGCACGCTGATGGCGCTTGTTCAATTCCACCCTGGAAATGTTCGGCAAGTGGTGTGAGTCTACGGTATTAATTGTGCGTAAGCGCACTCATCACTAGGAGGAAGGCTAAgatttataataaagtgaCTTGTAACaacttaggtacctaggtacctagttaccaAGAATTAGAACTTATGTTGACgtttaaaataacaacttGATTCTACGCGCCTACactattaaataagtacactATCTACACAGGCACAAACAAACTCAAATAGGCTGGATATTGGAGTGGACAAGGTAACACGGGATGAGGTAATTTAGTGGAATTATAGGAAGGAAAGGGCACTTATCTGTATTTATATTGCTGCGGTGCGAAGCTTTGGTGGCTGCGCTGCCCGGCTGGATTTGGTAGATGTGGCCTTCTCCTTGATCTTCGCTTGACCCGCTGAACCCACGGTGACGACGACCAGTGGAATGTCCACGAAGATTGGTTGTTCTTGTTGCTTGACTGCGAAATTGTTTTCTTGGACGATCCGATGATATTTTTCAGAAATATTGCTTCAAATCGTCCCTGTTCGGGCGCCAAATGTATCTTCTGGAGAAACTGGAATTCCCTTTTGAGTGAAACTCTGGATTACTTCGAATTTAGTTTAATTTCTGTAGTTTTTAACAATGTGTTTGCAGCTTGCTCAAGAGAAAAAGtgacaattaaatattaatttgacATTTACAACTCAATGAATTTGATACCCTACACTGACAGCtcctaataaacaaaacactaccaagtatacaaaataaaacattgcTATGCAACTAAGCTAAGGCGCGTGAACAATATGGTCTGGGCTATTAACTTCCGTACTCGTcccatttaatattttattaacatcgCGACAccaattattaataaaaaatctggAACACAGCTCAAAAATGAATTCTATcaattgttttttatgtacTGGGCAGGTCAAGAAGGCAAAATctgtatttatataatataatgtttttaagtaACTAGTAATTTCTTTGACatcacttttattttctaaaatatacGTTGAGACGTCTTGTATCGTCGAAAACAACTTTATCACACTCATGGAAGGGTAGGTAAGTGATGACCGAGTGGTGGAAAATTCCCGAATTTTTATGTATTCATTCGGTTCGTTGCCACAAACATcctttttacaaatattacaattcttatatattttttttgctcttTTGAGTATATAACCGGCTACGTAGCTAAGCTGACTAAATATTACTGTGTTTGAGGCTTTTTCTCGAAAATCTTCTATTTTGCACTCTATATCACACATATCCACTTCAgtgatattattttcttttacatcttctttatttaaaagagATTTCATTGATTGAAATATTCTGCATTTGTCCTCCTGGCAGTTCGACCCAACAGAATGGTTgctatttaagttattaatcAATAGGCTTGTAAATGCCGACTCAAAGCCTAGTGCTGTTGGTGAAATATTTCTGCAGCCATGAGAACGGATGCAACCAAAAAAATTTTCTAGTGGGTCTTGGTTAAAGTGTCGCATCCAAATAGACTTAATTTTGTGTTCGTCAATTAattgatttttcaatagttcTACATTGTTCAGTGTACGTAGCCAGTTTGTAATAGAAGGCACACTACCTTCCCTTCCTTGATTTGTAACAAActtcattgtttttaaaaccTTTTTTGCCCTTGCCCATACCTTACTGTGTTCCGATTTAGGTGTTACAgcttttaatacatatttttccaCATCTTTTCTTAGAATTGTCATAGCTCCCATTTAGGGAATCGAATAATtcatcaaaaaataataatatgtctgCTTTACATTCTATTGGAAGTATTCctttatctgaaaaaaaaggaataaggtttagtataattatatatgtacttatataacttttttaaattctatatAATGAATGGGGAAGCCGTGAATTGTAGtagtttttaatgaatatgTATTTCAAAGCTGCGGTTGCGCGAGATTAATTTGAAGTGCCACCTAATATTATTGTCATTCTTGAAAAGCCCCGTATGAAGGAGCCTATTATGAAGCTTTGATCATGCTGCACTGATTTAATTATCTTGAATAACATGTTAACACACTTTTATAAGGTAcaatgttataaaaaaacatttgagaataaataaaataaatattatgtagtctgagcctatctgaaacctagttaaacattgtgagatatggcgtttcgactttctccgtgttcggcatcataagggtcacagtgacagttaaataaagtccatttttctctccacctttaatttgcaaggtgcgggtgcctaaataaatagagtgagtcgcccgcgcgcctcagttggtttttgatttttgaagtgaacacttcggcaaaatggctcaatgtagccacggttctcgtcggcttcgctccgacggggaaaaatataatattgaatttgcggagtcctcgctgccgggagctgtagcgtgatgcggaccaggcggcgcggggcctgccggctgctgcgcacgcagccattgctgaggatttcgcaacgaaggtttgagttgataagccgtgagtaaaatgctattatttactgcttttaaaagctcagccactggtcataatgctccggcgcttggggtttttatcccacgcagtagggtccgattcaatagtcgtggtgatgattgatcacatattccggtcctactagtggcgcttgagctagatacttacattaatgaccgctttaagtaaagcatatgttaattttatacaggaaaaaataataaaaatatatttttctaccctcaatttctaatatttttagaaaacagttgataaaaactttgctattacaataatgcacttgattatagcttatgtaaggatttacaaacaggagctttccaggaccgtcataggattttttacaggaagcacgtggctccgagtttcagtatgttgggacattgtgacatgtgcggcgagtaatgtgatccgccggtacctacccgctgagggtaggcaggccgattcggtgaaattgaagtttcgtgtaacctgcacccggccctgtgctcctgcgctggccgccgtcttgtggcacctgcatcgcagcgtacacccggccctgcgctcctgccctggccaccggttcgtgccacctgcatcgcagcatacacccggccctgtgctcctgcgctggccgccgtctcgtgccacctgcatcgcagcgtacacccggtcctggccctggccaccggtttgtggtacctgcatcgctgcatagacccagccatgcactcctgccctggcggctgtacacccggtcctggccctggccaccgttttgtgccacctgcatcgcagcgtgcacccggtcctggccctggccaccggtttttttttttttttttttttttttaaagatttt
This genomic window contains:
- the LOC125490396 gene encoding uncharacterized protein LOC125490396, with amino-acid sequence MAHSADEFSTKNLKDLVTKRSSIKGQITKFKNYLERVTNQEHLSSIEVTELTLKLTKFEGLVSKFDDIQTQIEITNSDNIDLEIEERSRIDEDMIVTIATAKTFLEDLNHEHQLQRRESMVVNNSQPNTSHQPELGVKLPKIEIPKFNGDYFHWLGFRDTYLALIHHNERLSAIQKFRYLTSYLTGDAARIISNLEVSCANYNEAWRLICARYDNKRLLINHHLKAIHDVKPITRENESDLRYLVDHITKNLRALSSLGQPTDKWDTLIIFNLLSKLDSNTLMKWEELRNDQDDFPSLIQFNKFLINRADILQALNRNKTSIQQKEITFHRETMYKNKYSRNQNTKSFAATTQNKTNVFLCIVCNENHRIYDCPIFKEKGVDDRLKEVEKYKLCLNCLRQGHPTSDCRMGPCRVGDCKLRHNSLLHKPSNAANTSSYVASEEQQTAQISLCSSQTFNQVLLSTAMIDVINPKTNECLRVRALLDSGSQSSFISQSLKSKLSLESSPVNLNVLGIGNNNKNKVLESCTAQLNSIQTSFNLLLNCFVLEQLTGELPKSPIDRTQLTIPSNINLADPTFDQPGPIDILIGADCFWDVIGDERKSLGPNKPKLHSSKFGWLIAGPINNTKVDIIHSNHAIVTSMDENTNINEMLTRFWQLEDIPSKLSPKDSECEKHFKENTVRLDTGRFCVKLPLKDNADCLGNSYNLAKKRLLNLEKRFRKNPDLKSQYSKFINEYAELGHLTKTDYQGYPNSPHYYLCHHAVFKENSESSQIRVVFDGSAPSTSGFSVNDLMRVGPNVQDSLFSILIRARQYKYLLTGDIEKMYRQVEVNSDDRDLQLILWREDESKPIHTLRLNTLTYGTASASYLSTRCLRQVGEDCDDPRIGTIIKGDFYVDDLITGANDETELRSIRKAISEALESYCFKLRKFKSNSLSVIDDLNVDNQHNLTLSESSSTLGLGWSPNNDILHFPVKIPSPDSQITKRYIMSSSFKIFDPLGLLSPSTIQPKMILQFLWKAEVDWDESVNPEISKMWLEFANNLHAISNLQIPRHVICDNVIDIEMHSFSDASTKAYGACIYMRTRNSSNEFSVRLLCAKSKVAPTKPTTVPRLELCAALLSAKLSKSVIDSLRDKPTRIVYWCDSSIVLAWLKSDASKLKTFVANRIGQIMELTPDSTWRYVPTKENPADLVSRGVNPSKLTNLELWWMGPGYLRLDESQWPTLNPQIPLDLPEVKTNAFVSTAPTVSAFATIDTTDISNVINIENFSNLTRLKRVTAYFLRFINNARASNKKISGFLTTDELNNAFYYLCAAAQRQSFPKEYEQLISNKPLSNKSNMLALSPFLDNGVIRAGGRIEASCYSYDKKHPIILDSSHYLTKLVFELEHLRKLHAGPQLLLSIVRDNIWPINGRKLARRTVRNCVRCRRVEGKTLAPKMGNLPPQRLNPDFPFLSVGTDFAGPFYIVNRKGRGSKLIKCYMCLFVCLRYKCIHLEAVSDLSMDSFLMSFKRFICRRGKPIEVFCDNGGNFVAASKEINDLFKNDKQSLFDFASQEGIKFKFSPPYAPHFGGIFEAGVKSAKFHLKRVMGNAHLTFGELSTLFAQVEAILNSRPLCPLSSSPDLLSLTPGHFLIGRALVALPSPDLEDYNENRLRRYARLEQIRQHFWRRWQREYISELQIRKKWKTDKAKLKIGDLVILQEDHSPPLYWRLGRVTQLFPGPDGISRVAEVNTARGLVRRALVRLCPLPAAEDEEEEEES